In Penaeus vannamei isolate JL-2024 unplaced genomic scaffold, ASM4276789v1 unanchor146, whole genome shotgun sequence, one DNA window encodes the following:
- the LOC138860890 gene encoding uncharacterized protein, with protein sequence MMTLDESVRPPEQPDLPPQPLRPAPAPPPSRMPGGWTDSGEGSPSPASSSIGLGAGVETPPEPSRPAPVLDRRDSNRSLSGRIQRRDSSKELLATSQQSSPKRSSTNPFRASWVPPDEASEGAYIEEASRDTISAPSRRAPSGAGRGAASSGAERVNEEMQRAFAQKPEANVTVTATASVTQSGQTVADWFGGGAGDRATSTNVTSSGSTGWFTSTASEGFGSGSVSSVVATSSGSRWLSDLTGSNSAAGSSVSGGVGGGSVAVSNSVGYVGGNRESSGGVVSQAGVAQTSTVYDNSVYKPLQPDSFVNKFNETKDTSIFGSKNYFSAPDYTRPDSEAATGVSASPTPYINQMSTTTRKETGGPGGAAPGLILPSKNPVLPSDYGGVADVPATPPNTATSDHSTSPSPYISSRLAEVEARIGLLGARQEEEERSAPLGWAQGGDRRRPEEGKNPFLVSVSGRADRKGLAGVEEEVSLLHDAADTPRTQPLVRPHSERGSETSESVLGGERSPRGETQKEEKKETGAEEKEKEVKKEEEEEEDASTRRVREYIASLSARLRQIPDDNSIGQDSLSQMSTPPPSAAFPVTPPNSAARLSGETPPSSAGLYVPYGSRPPSSSTPPSSATGLRNLYSSRRASADASPLSPVVFTLSTSRRLSLDTPPSSADLVSATPPNSASSQAVFGETPPSSAGYSSTPPNSAGLAGAFEAGVAAGTLKRAMSCDSVSSDTSVTLNELEDTCGQVTGHLAIQLIYDR encoded by the exons ATGATGACCTTGGACGAGAGCGTGAGGCCGCCTGAGCAGCCTGACCTCCCGCCGCAGCCTCTCAGGCCAGCTCCTGCGCCTCCGCCAAG CAGGATGCCCGGGGGATGGACGGACAGCGGGGAGGGGTCGCCGTCCCCCGCCAGCAGCAGCATAGGCCTAGGGGCGGGAGTGGAAACGCCTCCGGAGCCATCACGCCCCGCCCCCGTCCTGGATCGAAGGGACTCGAACCGGTCGCTCAGTGGGCGGATCCAGAGGAGGGATTCGAGTAAG GAACTCCTGGCGACGTCACAGCAGAGCAGCCCGAAAAGGTCTTCGACAAACCCCTTCAGAGCGTCCTGGGTCCCGCCCGACGAGGCTTCCGAAGGCGCCTACATCGAGGAAGCCTCCCGCGACACCATCTCCGCCCCTTCTCGCAGGGCGCCGTCCGGAGCGGGCAGGGGCGCGGCCTCGTCCGGTGCCGAAAGGGTGAATGAGGAGATGCAGCGAGCCTTCGCCCAGAAGCCCGAGGCCAACGTGACGGTCACGGCGACGGCCAGCGTCACGCAGAGTGGCCAGACTGTCGCTGACTGGTTCGGCGGAGGCGCTGGCGACAGGGCTACCAGCACTAATGTCACTAGTAGTGGTTCCACTGGATGGTTCACGAGCACAGCTAGCGAGGGCTTTGGTTCTGGTAGCGTCTCCAGCGTTGTAGCTACAAGCAGTGGGAGCAGGTGGCTCAGCGATCTCACCGGCAGTAATTCTGCCGCTGGAAGTAGCGTCAgcggtggagttggtggtggcaGTGTCGCAGTGTCCAACAGTGTTGGCTATGTGGGtggcaacagggagagcagcgGAGGTGTTGTATCCCAGGCAGGAGTCGCTCAGACCTCTACAGTATACGATAACAGTGTCTACAAACCATTACAACCTGATTCTTTCGTAAATAAATTCAATGAAACCAAAGACACATCGATCTTCGGAAGCAAGAACTACTTCTCAGCCCCAGACTACACGAGACCCGACAGCGAGGCCGCCACTGGTGTCAGCGCCAGCCCCACGCCCTACATCAACCAGATGTCTACCACCACGAGAAAAGAG ACGGGAGGCCCTGGCGGCGCGGCTCCTGGTCTGATCCTTCCCTCGAAGAACCCCGTTCTCCCGTCGGATTACGGGGGCGTTGCCGACGTTCCCGCGACACCTCCGAACACCGCCACCTCCGACCACTCCACCTCGCCCTCGCCCTACATCTCATCACGCCTGGCGGAGGTCGAGGCAAGGATAGGACTCCTAGGGgcgcggcaggaggaggaggagcggtcGGCGCCCTTGGGCTGGGCGCAGGGCGGAGACCGGCGGCGGCCGGAGGAAGGCAAGAACCCGTTTTTGGTGTCGGTGAGTGGCAGGGCGGACAGAAAAGGTCTTGCTGGCGTCGAGGAGGAAGTGTCGCTCCTCCACGACGCAGCAGACACGCCTAGAACACAGCCTTTAGTGCGGCCTCACAGTGAGCGCGGGAGTGAGACCAGTGAAAGTGTCTTAGGAGGCGAGAGATCGCCGCGGGGGGAGAcgcagaaggaggaaaagaaggagacaggagcggaggagaaggagaaggaggtgaagaaggaggaggaggaagaagaggacgccAGCACACGGCGGGTCCGTGAATACATCGCGTCTCTCAGTGCTCGGCTGCGGCAGATTCCCGACGACAACAGTATCGGGCAGGACTCCTTGAGCCAGATGAGCACCCCGCCGCCCTCCGCTGCCTTCCCCGTAACGCCCCCGAACTCTGCGGCCAGACTCTCCGGCGAGACGCCCCCTAGCTCGGCGGGCCTGTACGTCCCCTACGGCTCGCGGCCGCCCTCCTCCAGCACGCCCCCCAGCTCGGCGACGGGGCTGCGGAACTTGTACTCGAGCCGCAGGGCCTCCGCCGACGCGTCGCCGCTTTCGCCCGTCGTGTTCACTCTCAGCACGAGCCGAAGACTGTCCCTGGACACGCCTCCGAGCTCCGCCGACCTGGTGTCGGCCACGCCCCCCAACTCTGCCTCCTCGCAGGCCGTTTTCGGAGAGACGCCCCCGAGCTCGGCGGGCTACTCCAGCACGCCCCCGAACTCAGCGGGTCTAGCGGGGGCCTTCGAAGCGGGCGTGGCCGCGGGGACGCTCAAACGGGCCATGTCCTGCGACTCCGTCAGCTCTGACACGTCTGTGACGCTCAATGAGCTGGAGGACACGTGTGGTCAGGTCACGGGCCACCTGGCCATCCAGCTCATCTACGACAGGTGA